A genomic region of Stigmatopora nigra isolate UIUO_SnigA chromosome 16, RoL_Snig_1.1, whole genome shotgun sequence contains the following coding sequences:
- the LOC144209330 gene encoding MORN repeat-containing protein 3-like isoform X1, which translates to MPFLKNTRMNLPRSTVIDNKAKKTGLRGTIFSVNGDNYTGEWLDNKKHGWGTQEWKTSGAIYNGEWKFGKHDGYGIFSILRPDTKKYMTQYCGEWKNGMKHGHGSFFDVHATYEGEWSEDNRSGWGRLTYKCGDLYEGEWLWDKEHGTGVIQFGKSKFFHFIDHVRLLKSKMFVSANGNWYEGSWRNGKKNGHGKFYYADKGLIYEGLWVDGDAKCGTLSDFGREEAPFPTKFPIPPVTLVNMKMVLTEAESVYVDDS; encoded by the exons ATGCCATTCCTTAAAAACACTCGAATGAATCTTCCTCGCTCAACAGTTATAGATAATAAAGCAAAGAAAACAGGGCTTCGTGGAACTATATTTTCAGTCAATGGAGATAACTACACTGGTGAATGGTTGGACAATAAGAAACATG GTTGGGGAACCCAAGAGTGGAAGACATCAGGTGCTATTTACAATGGCGAATGGAAATTTGGCAAACATGACGGCTATGGTATCTTCAGCATTCTTCGACCAGACACAAAGAAATATATGACACAATACTGTGGCGAGTGGAAAAATGGGATgaaacat ggACACGGTTCCTTCTTTGATGTGCATGCAACTTATGAGGGAGAGTGGAGTGAGGACAACCGCAGTGGTTGGGGGAGACTTACATATAAGTGTGGTGATCTCTATGAAGGGGAGTGGCTTTGGGATAAGGAGCACGGAACTGGGGTGATTCAATTTGGTAAGTCCaagttttttcattttattgatcACGTTAGATTACTCAAgtctaaaatgtttgtttcagCTAATGGAAACTGGTATGAAGGATCTTGGAGGAATGGCAAGAAAAATGGGCATGGAAAGTTCTACTATGCTGACAAAGGTCTTATCTACGAAGGCCTTTGGGTTGATGGTGATGCAAAATGTGGAACTCTGTCAGATTTTGGGAGAGAAGAAGCACCCTTCCCAACCAAGTTCCCAATTCCACCG GTAACTCtagtgaacatgaaaatggttttaacAGAAGCAGAGTCTGTATACGTGGATGACAGTTGA
- the LOC144209332 gene encoding cyclic AMP-dependent transcription factor ATF-1-like codes for MRILCPFLQETAMDPPQSHTLNTEGAQTLTAMTTINPQTLAPESNAFSFYPNVWNPNNYFPSIQGGPFCYQNEAAQTVATMAMPSTQPTQTLPIPYCTERQDNLQMQFAQPLAGDMTATQLQYANSILPQGVAQGSGPRNQSERSLMKNREAAREYRRRRKAYVQGLEERVAKLENQNKALKEELKTWKGMCHNGP; via the exons ATGCGTATTCTTTGTCCGTTTCTACAGGAAACTGCAATGGAT CCTCCTCAATCTCACACTTTAAACACAGAAGGAGCACAGACGTTAACAGCGATGACAACAATCAACCCACAGACACTTGCTCCAGAATCCAATGCTTTTAGCTTCTATCCGAACGTGTGGAATCCAAATAACTATTTTCCTTCAATCCAAG GAGGTCCTTTCTGTTATCAGAATGAGGCAGCACAGACGGTGGCAACAATGGCTATGCCAAGTACACAACCAACACAAACTCTGCCCATTCCATACTGCACAGAGAGGCAGGATAACTTGCAAATGCAATTTGCTCAACCACTGGCAG gTGACATGACAGCCACACAGTTACAATACGCAAACTCCATCCTCCCTCAGGGTGTGGCTCAGGGTAGTGGTCCTCGAAACCAATCAGAGCGCAGCTTAATGAAAAACAG GGAAGCTGCTCGTGAATACAGAAGGAGGAGAAAGGCCTACGTACAGGGTTTAGAGGAACGTGTGGCAAAGCTGGAGAATCAGAATAAGGCTTTGAAGGAAGAGCTTAAAACCTGGAAAGGAATGTGTCATAATGGTCCATAA
- the LOC144209330 gene encoding MORN repeat-containing protein 3-like isoform X2, with amino-acid sequence MPFLKNTRMNLPRSTVIDNKAKKTGLRGTIFSVNGDNYTGEWLDNKKHGWGTQEWKTSGAIYNGEWKFGKHDGYGIFSILRPDTKKYMTQYCGEWKNGMKHGHGSFFDVHATYEGEWSEDNRSGWGRLTYKCGDLYEGEWLWDKEHGTGVIQFANGNWYEGSWRNGKKNGHGKFYYADKGLIYEGLWVDGDAKCGTLSDFGREEAPFPTKFPIPPVTLVNMKMVLTEAESVYVDDS; translated from the exons ATGCCATTCCTTAAAAACACTCGAATGAATCTTCCTCGCTCAACAGTTATAGATAATAAAGCAAAGAAAACAGGGCTTCGTGGAACTATATTTTCAGTCAATGGAGATAACTACACTGGTGAATGGTTGGACAATAAGAAACATG GTTGGGGAACCCAAGAGTGGAAGACATCAGGTGCTATTTACAATGGCGAATGGAAATTTGGCAAACATGACGGCTATGGTATCTTCAGCATTCTTCGACCAGACACAAAGAAATATATGACACAATACTGTGGCGAGTGGAAAAATGGGATgaaacat ggACACGGTTCCTTCTTTGATGTGCATGCAACTTATGAGGGAGAGTGGAGTGAGGACAACCGCAGTGGTTGGGGGAGACTTACATATAAGTGTGGTGATCTCTATGAAGGGGAGTGGCTTTGGGATAAGGAGCACGGAACTGGGGTGATTCAATTTG CTAATGGAAACTGGTATGAAGGATCTTGGAGGAATGGCAAGAAAAATGGGCATGGAAAGTTCTACTATGCTGACAAAGGTCTTATCTACGAAGGCCTTTGGGTTGATGGTGATGCAAAATGTGGAACTCTGTCAGATTTTGGGAGAGAAGAAGCACCCTTCCCAACCAAGTTCCCAATTCCACCG GTAACTCtagtgaacatgaaaatggttttaacAGAAGCAGAGTCTGTATACGTGGATGACAGTTGA
- the LOC144209333 gene encoding leucine-rich repeat-containing protein 19-like, which yields MGHPQCIHLLWILPLVAIFLTKNSYAVDVKDMQVHNLTNSFLKAIPPCSTNWSLSSLVIERNQITLSDEDRQSLATYSGLLELHLDDNYVTKLSSRYFSVVPHLRVLSLSKNKISSVETESLYGLDDLTVLNMSHNLLTSLPAQLFSRLNNLQVVDLQDNPWNCSCQLLSSIAGIKAAIVMTEGTNTKCASPEQQVGMDLSEAITKCHTTSKPTSTMAPQKPPQLTTGSTQQPQLSATLPNILQSTGSKGNEQKHGSGKTWMFTACVAAFALTTSTVIMCAIKGPSWYRLFHNYRHKRLQQDESHTGRTSSSIYSETERYMNQLTFTFEPRRTDRDEEYFEDPYIKPDI from the exons ATGGGCCATCCTCAATGTATCCACCTGCTGTGGATATTGCCTCTTGTTGCAATATTTTTAACCAAGAATAGCTATGCCGTGGATGTTAAAGATATGCAA GTTCACAACTTAACCAACAGTTTTCTGAAGGCTATCCCCCCATGCAGCACCAACTGGTCTCTTTCTAGTCTCGTGATTGAGAGGAATCAGATTACACTGTCAGATGAAGACAGACAATCCCTGGCTACTTATTCTGGACTACTGGAGCTCCACCTGGATGACAACTATGTAACCAAATTATCATCTCGTTACTTCTCTGTTGTGCCCCACCTAAGGGTGCTTTCATTGTCCAAGAACAAAATCAGCAG tgtAGAGACCGAGTCATTGTATGGCCTCGATGACCTCACAGTACTCAACATGTCACATAACCTGCTGACAAGTCTTCCAGCTCAGCTATTTAGCAGGCTTAATAATCTACAG GTAGTAGACTTACAGGACAATCCATGGAATTGTTCCTGCCAACTGCTGAGCAGTATTGCAGGGATAAAAGCAGCAATAGTAATGACTG AAGGGACAAACACTAAATGTGCTTCACCAGAGCAACAAGTTGGAATGGATCTTTCCGAGGCTATCACAAAGTGCCATACAACATCCAAACCTACCTCTACCATGGCCCCTCAAAAGCCACCACAACTCACAACTGGATCCACTCAACAACCACAGTTATCCGCCACTTTGCCCAATATTTTACAAAGCACGGGCTCAAAAGGCAATG AACAAAAGCACGGGTCTGGAAAAACTTGGATGTTCACAGCGTGTGTTGCAGCGTTTGCACTGACGACATCAACTGTTATCATGTGCGCCATTAAAGGGCCCTCTTGGTACAGGCTTTTCCACAACTATCGACATAAACGATTGCAACAAGATGAGAGCCACACAGGCCGCACATCTTCTAGCATCTACTCAGAGACAGAGAGGTACATGAACCAACTGACTTTCACATTTGAGCCCCGTAGAACTGATAGGGACGAAGAATACTTTGAGGACCCGTACATTAAACCAGATATATAG